Below is a genomic region from Mycolicibacterium neworleansense.
CACGTACCATTAGCCGGGTGCCTGACCGCCAGCGCCGCAGATATGCACCGCGGCTACCGCGTGAGGAACGGCGCGAGCAACTACTGGACGCGGCGATGACCGTGCTCCACGACTGCCCCTTGCACGAACTCAGGATGGAAGCGGTCGCCGAAGCCGGCGGTGTCGGCAAACCGGTCCTCTATACCGCATTCCGGACGCGTACCGAACTCGTGAACGCCTTGCTCATCCGGGAGCATCAGCACGGGCTGGCTCAGGTGTTGACCGCGCTGCCCAAGAATCTTTCGGGGGCCGGACCGACGGACGCGTACACCGCGACCGTGACGGGTTTCCTGCGCTGCGTGCTGGAGAACCCGACCCGCTGGCGGCTGATCCTCACGGTTCCCGACAGCGCTCCGCGGGATTACCGCGCTGCCGTCCGCAACGCGCGGAATCAGATCCTCTCGCAGGTGGAACAGATGGCGAAAGCCGGCATCGCGGTGGACCCCCGGCTGTCCGCACTCGACCCGGAGCTGCTCGGCCACACCTTGCTGTCATTCGCCGAGATGCTCGGCCGGTTGGCCGTCCACGACCCCGACACCTACCCGCGCGAACGGCTCGAGCAATACGCCGCCGCGGCGATGACGATGTTCGCCCGGCCGCTGAGCTGAGCTGAGCTGACGGGCGGGCGGTTTACCCGCTCTGGCCGCAGGCGGCCAGTACCAACTCGCGAACCCTGGCCGCGTCGGCCGAGCCCTTGGTGGCCTTCATCACCGCACCGACGATCGCGCCGGCGGCCTGGATCTTGCCGCCGCGGATCTTCTCCACGACGTCGGGCTGAGCCTCGAGCGCTTTATCAATGGCAGCCTGGATCACCGAGTCGTCGCGCACCAGTGCCAGCCCGCGGTCGGTCATCACCTGCTCGGGTTCGCCCTCGCCGGCCAGCACTCCCTCGATCACCTGGCGGGCCAGCTTGTTGGACAACTTGCCCTCGTCGACGAGTTTGACCACGGCGGCCACCTGGGCCGGGGTGATCGGCAGTGCCTCGAGCTCGATTTCGGATTCGTTGGCCTTCTGCACCAGGAAGTTGCCCCACCAGGCGCGGGCGGCCTCACTGGAGGCGCCGTGGGAGACGGTGGCTGCCACCAACTCGACCGCACCGGCGTTGACCAGGTCGCGCATCACCTCGTCGGAGATGCCCCACTCCTCCTGAATCCGCTTGCGCGCCAACCACGGCAGTTCCGGAATGGTCTGGCGCAGCCGGTCGATCAGCTCGGCGCTGGGAGCGATCGGCTCGAGGTCGGGCTCGGGAAAGTAGCGGTAATCCTGCGCGGTTTCCTTGCTGCGCCCCGGTGAGGTGTACCCGTCCTCGTGGAAGTGCCGGGTCTCCTGGGTGACGGTGCCACCGGCGTTGAGAACTGCCGCCTGCCGGCGCATCTCGTACCGGACGGCAACTTCGACGCTCTTGAGTGAGTTCACGTTCTTGGTCTCGGTGCGGGTGCCGAACTCGGCGGCCCCCACCGGCTTGAGGGACAGGTTCGAGTCACATCGCATCGATCCCTGGTCCATCCGCACATCCGACACACCCAAGCCGCGCAGCAGATCTCGCAGTGCCGTGACATAGGCCCGGGCGATCTCCGGTGCCCGCGCCCCGGTTCCCTCGATGGGCCGGGTGACGATCTCGATCAGCGGTACGCCGGCCCGGTTGAAGTCGGCCAACGAGGTCGTCGCGCCCGCGATGCGACCGGTATCGCTGCCCAGGTGGGTCAGCTTGCCGGTGTCCTCCTCCATGTGCGCACGCTCGATCTCGACGCGGAAGGTGGTGCCGTCATCGAGCGGCACGTCGAGGTAGCCGTCGATCGCGATCGGCTCGTCGTATTGCGAGATCTGGTAGTTCTTCGGCTGGTCGGGGTAGAAGTAGTTCTTCCGGGCGAACCGGCCCCACGGCGCGATGTCGCAGTTGAGCGCGAGGCCGATGCGGATCGCCGCCTCGACGGCCGCCTCGTTGAGCACCGGCAGCGAACCGGGCAGGCCCAGGCAGACCGGGCAGACCAGTGTGTTGGGCTCAGCGCCGAAGCGGTTGGCGCAGCCGCAGAACATCTTGGTGGCCGTGGACAGCTCGACGTGCACCTCCATGCCCATCACGGGCTCGTAGGCGGCGATGACGTCGTCGTAGTCGACGAGTTCGGCGGTAGCGACAGACATGGTGTCGATCCTAGTTGGGCGGTGATTCAGCCAAGTCCGGGGTGGACGCCGGGGATCAGGCCCGCCGCGGCCGACAGGCGCCGCAGCGTCTGTCGAAGCGCCTCACGTTCCTCGTCGGACAGTGAGGCGGTCAGTTCGTCCTCGAGCGTCCGTCCCGTGGAGTCGAGGCCGGGCAGCAGTTCGCGCGCCCGGTCGGTCAGCGACACGGCGAAGGCCCGCCGGTCCCCGGGGTGTGACCGGCGTTCGACGAGACCTTCGGCTTCGAGCGTGTCGATCAGCGTGACCATGACGTTGCGGTGCAGGCCCAGGCGCTCACACAACTCGCGCTGCGACTGCCCGTCGGCCGCGGCCAGCGCCAGCAGGACCGCGGTGGCCCGAGGGTGCAGACCCAGTGGCTGCAGCCGGGCCTTGAAGCTCTCGGCGACGTGTGCGCCGAGCTGCGACAACAGGAACGGGATGCGCTGGTCGAGCGCGGATACGCCGATCGGTTCCTCAGCCACGCCTCGGACACTAGCACTGTCGATGATTGTCATCTAATGTGATTGTCATATTTAGTGACTATTTGGGAGGCCAGATGCGCATCACAATCTTCGGAGCCAACGGCGCGACCGGACGCCTGCTGACCCGCCGGGCGCTCGACACCGGTCACACCGTCGTGGCAGTCACCCGCCACCCCGAAAAGTTTCCGATCGCCGACCCCGCACTCACCGTCGCCGGAGCCGACGTGCGCGACGCGGAGGCGGTGACCGCCGCCGTCGACGGTGCCGACGCGGTGCTGTCCACCCTGGGCGTCACGTTCACGATGGAACCCGTCGACACCTATTCGGTCGGCGTGGGAAACATCGTGGCCGCGATGCGCTCGACCGGAGTTGACCGGCTGGCCGTCGTGAGCTCCACCGCGATCGCCGACTACCCCGGGCGCACCGATACGCCGATCGCACTGCGCGTGGTCCAGCCCGTGATCAGCCGCATCTTCGGCAAGACCCTTTACGCCGACATGCGCCGGATGGAGGACATCGTGACCGGCAGCGGGCTGAACTGGACCATCGTGCGGCCGTCGGGCCTGTTCGACCTGCCCGAGGTCACCGACTACATCGCCGGCCGACGCGACCCGGTGGGTGCGTTCACCTCGCGCACCGATCTCGCCGACTACCTGCTGAAGTTGGGCGGATCACCTGAAACCGGTGCGACCGTGACGATTTCGACCACGGTGAACACCCCGTCCATGTGGCAGCTGCTGCGCCGCGAAGCCCTCAAAAGCGCCTGACGTTCCGGCGCGCTCAGCCGAAGAACTCGGCGGCGTCGTCGTAGCGGGACTGCGGTACCAGTTTCAGGTGGCGGGTCGCATCGGCCAGCGACACCCGGCCGATGTCCTGCCCCTGCAACGAAACCATCATCCCGAACTCACCGGCATGCGCGGCGTCAGCGGCATTCACGCCGAACCGGGTGGCCAGCACCCGGTCGTACGCCGTCGGGGTACCGCCGCGCTGGACATGCCCCAGCACGGTGACGCGGACATCCTTCTTGATCCGCTTCTCCACCTCGAGCGCCAATTGCTGTGCCACACCGGTGAATTTCTCGTGGCCGAACTCGTCCATACCGCCCTGGCGCAGCTGCATGGTGCCCTCGGCCGGCTTGGCTCCCTCGGCCACCACGCAGATGAAGTGCGACGAGCCGTGCTGGAAGCGCTTCTTGACCAACCGGCACACTTCTTCGACGTCGAAGGGCTGTTCGGGGATCAGGGTCATATGGGCACCCGAGGCCAGCCCGGCGTTCAGCGCGATCCAGCCGGCATGCCGGCCCATCACCTCGACCAGCATCACGCGCTGGTGTGATTCGGCGGTGCTGTGCAGCCGGTCGATCGCCTCGGTCGCCACCTGCAGGGCCGTGTCGTGACCGAAAGTCACGTCGGTGCAGTCGATGTCGTTGTCGATGGTCTTGGGCACCCCGACCACCGGGACGTTCTCCTCGGACAACCAGTGCGCGGCGGTCAAGGTGCCCTCACCACCGATGGGGATCAACACATCGATCCCGTTGTCTTCGAGCGTCTGCTTGATCTGCTCCAGGCCCGCCCGCAGCTTGTCCGGGTTGACCCGCGCGGTGCCCAGCATGGTGCCGCCCTTGGCCAGCAACCGATCGTTGCGATCGTCATTGGCCAGTTGGATCCGCCGGTCCTCCAACAAACCTCGCCAGCCGTCGAGGAATCCGACCACCGATGAGCCGTAGCGCTGGTCGCAGGTACGCACCACCGCCCGGATCACCGCGTTCAGGCCAGGACAGTCACCACCGCCGGTGAGAACTCCGATGCGCATGAGCACCATCTTGCCCCGCCCGACACAACCGTGCCGGGCATAAGGGCATGCCGCTACAACGCGCTGGGCAGCGGGCCGCGGGCCGCCTCATAGGCCGCGCCGACGCGGTACAGCCGGTCGTCGGCCAGCGCCGGGGCCATGATCTGCAGACCCACGGGCAGGCCGTCATCGGGCGAGAGCCCCGACGGCACCGACATACCGCAGTGCCCGGCCAGGTTCAGCGGCAGCGTGCAGAGATCGAACAGGTACATGGCCAGCGGATCGTCGACCTTCTCCCCTAGGCCGAAGGCCGTGGTAGGAGTAGTCGGCGTCACGAGAACGTCCACGCTCTGGTAGGCCTGCTCCAGGTCACGGGCGATCAGCGTCCGCACCTTCTGAGCCTGGTTGTAGTAGGCGTCGTAGTAGCCCGCCGACAACGCGTAGGTGCCGATCATGATCCGGCGCTTGACCTCCGGGCCGAATCCAGCGGCCCGGGTCAGCGCCATGACCTCTTCGGCGCTGTGGGTGCCGTCGTCGCCGACGCGCAGCCCGAACCGCATCGCGTCGAAGCGGGCCAGGTTGCTCGACACCTCCGAGGGCAGGATCAGGTAGTAAGCATCCATCGCATGGTCGAAGTGCGGGCAGTCGACCTCGCTGACCTCAGCGCCGAGCGCGGTCAGCTGGGCCACGGCGGCGTTGAACGACTCCAGCACGCCGGGCTGGTAGCCCTCGCCGCGCAGTTGCTTGACGACGCCGACCCGCACGCCCTTGAGATCGCCCGCCGCACCGGCCCGGGCGGCACCGACCACATCGGGCACCGGGGCGTCGACGGAGGTGGAATCGCGCGGATCGTGACCGGCGATCACCTGGTGCAGCAGTGCGGTGTCGAGCACCGTGCGGGCACACGGGCCTCCCTGATCGAGCGAGGACGCACAGGCGATCAGGCCGTAGCGCGAGACGGTGCCGTACGTCGGTTTGACGCCGACGGTCGCGGTGAGCGCGGCCGGCTGACGGATCGAGCCACCGGTGTCGGTGCCGATGGCCAACGGGGCCTGATAGGCGGCCAGCGCCGCGGCGCTGCCGCCGCCCGAGCCGCCGGGCACCCGCTCGGTGTTCCACGGGTTACGGGTCGGGCCGTAGGCCGAATTCTCGGTCGACGATCCCATGGCGAATTCGTCCATGTTCGTCTTGCCGAGGATCGGGATACCGGCGGCGCGCAGCTTGGCGGTGACCGTCGCGTCATACGGCGCACGCCAGCCCTCAAGGATTTTGGACCCGGCGGTGGTCGGCATGTCGGTGGCGGTGAAGACGTCCTTGAGCGCCAGCGGCACACCGGCCAGCGGCGAGGGCAGCGTCTCACCGGCGGCCACTGCGGCGTCGATCCGGCCTGCCTCGGCCAGCGCGGACTCCGCCGCCACGT
It encodes:
- a CDS encoding TetR/AcrR family transcriptional regulator is translated as MVRLSRTISRVPDRQRRRYAPRLPREERREQLLDAAMTVLHDCPLHELRMEAVAEAGGVGKPVLYTAFRTRTELVNALLIREHQHGLAQVLTALPKNLSGAGPTDAYTATVTGFLRCVLENPTRWRLILTVPDSAPRDYRAAVRNARNQILSQVEQMAKAGIAVDPRLSALDPELLGHTLLSFAEMLGRLAVHDPDTYPRERLEQYAAAAMTMFARPLS
- a CDS encoding MarR family winged helix-turn-helix transcriptional regulator, producing MAEEPIGVSALDQRIPFLLSQLGAHVAESFKARLQPLGLHPRATAVLLALAAADGQSQRELCERLGLHRNVMVTLIDTLEAEGLVERRSHPGDRRAFAVSLTDRARELLPGLDSTGRTLEDELTASLSDEEREALRQTLRRLSAAAGLIPGVHPGLG
- a CDS encoding NAD(P)-dependent oxidoreductase translates to MRITIFGANGATGRLLTRRALDTGHTVVAVTRHPEKFPIADPALTVAGADVRDAEAVTAAVDGADAVLSTLGVTFTMEPVDTYSVGVGNIVAAMRSTGVDRLAVVSSTAIADYPGRTDTPIALRVVQPVISRIFGKTLYADMRRMEDIVTGSGLNWTIVRPSGLFDLPEVTDYIAGRRDPVGAFTSRTDLADYLLKLGGSPETGATVTISTTVNTPSMWQLLRREALKSA
- the gatB gene encoding Asp-tRNA(Asn)/Glu-tRNA(Gln) amidotransferase subunit GatB — translated: MSVATAELVDYDDVIAAYEPVMGMEVHVELSTATKMFCGCANRFGAEPNTLVCPVCLGLPGSLPVLNEAAVEAAIRIGLALNCDIAPWGRFARKNYFYPDQPKNYQISQYDEPIAIDGYLDVPLDDGTTFRVEIERAHMEEDTGKLTHLGSDTGRIAGATTSLADFNRAGVPLIEIVTRPIEGTGARAPEIARAYVTALRDLLRGLGVSDVRMDQGSMRCDSNLSLKPVGAAEFGTRTETKNVNSLKSVEVAVRYEMRRQAAVLNAGGTVTQETRHFHEDGYTSPGRSKETAQDYRYFPEPDLEPIAPSAELIDRLRQTIPELPWLARKRIQEEWGISDEVMRDLVNAGAVELVAATVSHGASSEAARAWWGNFLVQKANESEIELEALPITPAQVAAVVKLVDEGKLSNKLARQVIEGVLAGEGEPEQVMTDRGLALVRDDSVIQAAIDKALEAQPDVVEKIRGGKIQAAGAIVGAVMKATKGSADAARVRELVLAACGQSG
- the gatA gene encoding Asp-tRNA(Asn)/Glu-tRNA(Gln) amidotransferase subunit GatA; the protein is MSELIRRDAATLGAQIAAKEVSSTEVTQAHLDQIADTDERFNAFLHVAAESALAEAGRIDAAVAAGETLPSPLAGVPLALKDVFTATDMPTTAGSKILEGWRAPYDATVTAKLRAAGIPILGKTNMDEFAMGSSTENSAYGPTRNPWNTERVPGGSGGGSAAALAAYQAPLAIGTDTGGSIRQPAALTATVGVKPTYGTVSRYGLIACASSLDQGGPCARTVLDTALLHQVIAGHDPRDSTSVDAPVPDVVGAARAGAAGDLKGVRVGVVKQLRGEGYQPGVLESFNAAVAQLTALGAEVSEVDCPHFDHAMDAYYLILPSEVSSNLARFDAMRFGLRVGDDGTHSAEEVMALTRAAGFGPEVKRRIMIGTYALSAGYYDAYYNQAQKVRTLIARDLEQAYQSVDVLVTPTTPTTAFGLGEKVDDPLAMYLFDLCTLPLNLAGHCGMSVPSGLSPDDGLPVGLQIMAPALADDRLYRVGAAYEAARGPLPSAL
- a CDS encoding ATP-dependent 6-phosphofructokinase; translation: MRIGVLTGGGDCPGLNAVIRAVVRTCDQRYGSSVVGFLDGWRGLLEDRRIQLANDDRNDRLLAKGGTMLGTARVNPDKLRAGLEQIKQTLEDNGIDVLIPIGGEGTLTAAHWLSEENVPVVGVPKTIDNDIDCTDVTFGHDTALQVATEAIDRLHSTAESHQRVMLVEVMGRHAGWIALNAGLASGAHMTLIPEQPFDVEEVCRLVKKRFQHGSSHFICVVAEGAKPAEGTMQLRQGGMDEFGHEKFTGVAQQLALEVEKRIKKDVRVTVLGHVQRGGTPTAYDRVLATRFGVNAADAAHAGEFGMMVSLQGQDIGRVSLADATRHLKLVPQSRYDDAAEFFG